The Syntrophales bacterium genome contains the following window.
ACTTTTCACTAAAAGTCTTGGTATCATGGAGGTGGTCGGGATTGTTTGGACAGGAAACAGGGATTTATAAGTGGTAAAGTGCTCCTGGTTTATGGTCATGCCGCAGCCTGTTTCTGCGGTAGAGTGATAAAGTAAACCATAGATGGGGTCTCCCTGTCAAAGCTTTGGTGCCATCGTTTTTCGTTGTAGAACATGAAATAGGTGGCAAGTCCTTTCTTCACCTCTGCCATTGAACCATAGCCCTTCAGGTAAATATCTTCGTACTTTACGCTTTTCCAGAGCCGTTCGATAAAGACATTGTCCATCCAACGGCCCTTGCCGTCCATGCTAATTGAAATGCCTCTCGAACGGAGAGCGCCTGTAAACGCTTCCGCGGTGAACTGGCTGCCCTGGTCCGTATTGAAGATCTCGGGGCAACCGTACTTGGCGATCGCCTCTTCCAGAGCATCTACGCAAAATGAGCTGTCCAGCGTGTTGGACAGCCGCCAGGCGAGAACCATCCGACTCGCCCAGTCCATGATCGCTACAAGATAACAGAACCCCTTCGCCATGGGGATGTAGGTTATATCGCTGGCCCACACATGATTTGCCCGTGTGATCTCAAGGCCGCGCAGAAGATAGGGATACTTCACATGTCCAGGATGCGCCAACGACAGTCTCGGTTTGACATACAGCGCCTCGATGCCCATCCGGCGCATCAGACGGCGCACCTTGTCACGACCCACGTCATAACCGCTTGCCCACAGCTCGTTGCGAATCTTCCGGCTTCCGTAGAACGGATACGCCAGATGGATCTCGTCAATCTTGCGCATAAGCTCCATATCTTTCGCGTTCAGAGGCGTCGGGGTGTAATAGACGCCGGATCTACACAGATCCAGAAGATTGCATTGCTGTGTCACCGGAAGTTTATCCCCCTTGTCGATCATCATTTTGCGCTCGCATCGCCTATGCGACCGAGCGCGCCTGATAAAAAATCGTTCTCCATCGACAACTGTCCGATCTTCGCGTGAAGGTCCTTCACGCTCTGAACCTGATCAACCTTTCTTTCCTTGCTGAAAATGTCCGGGGCATGTTCAAGAAGCTGCTTCTTCCACTCCGTAATCTGGTTCGGATGAACCTGGTACCGCTGGGATAACTTCAACGAGCGTCTGTTCGCCTTTCAGTGCGTCCAACGCCACCTTCGCCTTGAATGTCGGTGCATGTGAGTCCTTCTCGGTCTTTTACTCATATGCTGCTCCTCCTTAGCCTCATTATAGAGCAACTTTACCACTTATGCACCTGTCCAGTTTTGCCAGACCAGCTCTACGGGCGTTGACCAGCTTGACTTCAAGTCCGTGGCTCTCAAGGATTTCAAAAACCGGTATCCAGTAAATGCCGGTGGACTCCATCGCGACCTGCAAAGGCTTCCTTAAAGCAGGGGCTCTGCCTCAGAATGAGGCAGAGCCCCCAAGACTCAGTTTTTCCTCTTATTTTATTTACTGTTTGGTGATTGATCTGATAACCCCGTCAGGGGTGTATTCCACCACTACCTGATCGCCCACACTAAAGTCCTTAAGGTCCACATCCGAACCCGCGGTTAAAGTATACATCTTGCCGGATTCATCCTGTACCGAAACTCTACCCGTATCGGCGAAAATAGCAATAATCTTCCCCGTTATCGGCCCCTGTGACTCCTGGGAAACTGCTGCTCCGGCAAAGGAAACCAAAAACAGAACAACAACCAGCACAGAAACTAACTTCCTTGATGTTAATTTTTTCATCATTGTCTTTTACTCCTTTATGGTTAGTTTGAAAATCTTCTGTTTTTTTCAGTTATCATCGGTTATCATTTTGAGACATCACCTCCTTTTTCCTGTTCTTCCCGGGGCTGTCTTTCCGCCGGGGCGGGGTAAGTTTCCCTGGGGGGTATAGTCTCCTCTACTCGCGGTGTTATCTTCTCCGCCTCCGCAGGCGGGGAGTCTTCCTCCCCTTTGCAGCCAGCAAGACCACCCGCAAAACCAAGGCACATAAACAACGCAAAAAACATACACATAAACCTTTTCATACTTTATCACCTCCTTTTTCAATTTTTAATAAAAGGCATGGTCTTAACTCATGGTTTCAGACAGCAACCCAAGCAACGCAAATATGGGGAAGGGCTTTTCCAAAAAGCTCGCCTGGTATTTCATTTTCTCCCCTTCAAGACGTGTTTGATACCGTTTCAGGTCGGCGCTCATATAGATCGTTTTTATCCTGGGATGATGTACCCGTATGTCCCTTACCATTTCGAGACCGTTTTTCCCCGGCATCTGGATATCGGTAAGAATGATGTCGGGTTTGAACTGGAGGAAGACCTCATACCCTTCCTCGCCATTCGCGGCCGTCTTCACGCGATAGATGCCCACCCTCTCTACCATTTCCT
Protein-coding sequences here:
- a CDS encoding response regulator; its protein translation is MSPFSEQSQGKRGQKDRKWGSGKKNMIKVLIVDDEEALADFMKEMVERVGIYRVKTAANGEEGYEVFLQFKPDIILTDIQMPGKNGLEMVRDIRVHHPRIKTIYMSADLKRYQTRLEGEKMKYQASFLEKPFPIFALLGLLSETMS